From Planococcus halocryophilus, the proteins below share one genomic window:
- a CDS encoding 2-oxoglutarate dehydrogenase E1 component, whose product MSSNYPDAKSPWSSITGPNLGYVMEMYDLYQESPELLDPEYVELFKQYGPPTEVPKEQKTSGATIVEPNNFEKVLAAVHLAEAIRAHGHLASDIYPLKDQPKDTSRMEPSTYGLSEQDLKEVPASFILNNAPHNVSNGLEAINYLKSLYTDKIAFEFSHVIQPQERSWLQEKIEAGIAKPSLDADKKKQVLDLLTRVEGFEKFVHRTFVGQKRFSIEGVDSLVVLMDELVRMSESAGTKDIMIGMAHRGRLNVLTHILNKPYEMMFAGFAHIGDEAFLPKDGSLQITKGWFGDVKYHMGAAYKSATGTNVKLAYNPSHLEIVSPIVAGQTRAAQELTEQTGIAKIDPKKSYAILIHGDAAFPGQGIVTETLNFSRVKAYQTGGSIHIIANNLIGFTTEQFDSRSTHYSSDPAKGFEVPVIHVNADEPEAVVAVARLAFEYREKFGKDILIDLIGYRRYGHNEMDEPLVTNPSMYQGIHQHDTVRKLYGKQLAAENILSEDDVQKLDADVQKEMQAAYDRVKENKSEDFPKLEIPEAVLNGYPEVPTGISKDILTKMNEELLSWPSDFSAFGKLAKILKRREEPFKGKGKIDWAHAETLAFGSILQDGNPIRLTGQDAQRGTFAHRHLVLHDEKNGSELVPLHHISDARASFVVYNSPLSEASVLGFEYGYNVENDKALVIWEAQYGDFANMAQMIFDQFISAGRAKWGQKSGLVMLLPHGYEGQGPEHSSARLERHLQMAAENNWTVANLSSAANYFHILRRQAKMLGEESIRPLIIVSPKSLLRHPLVGASVDDLSEGHFQTIIEQPNMGGNVKKVKRILFASGKMAIDLAERVKDGTGYEWAHIVRVEQLYPFPAEKIKAIVDRYPNAKELAWVQEEPMNMGSWTFAHPYLRELGDGKEVKYFGRIQRQSPAEGDGEAHKIEQTRIIDEALAKL is encoded by the coding sequence ATGTCTAGCAATTATCCAGATGCAAAATCCCCGTGGAGCTCCATTACTGGTCCGAACTTGGGATACGTAATGGAAATGTATGACCTGTATCAAGAATCACCTGAATTACTTGACCCAGAATACGTTGAACTTTTTAAGCAATACGGACCACCTACTGAAGTTCCTAAAGAGCAAAAAACTTCAGGTGCAACAATTGTAGAACCAAATAATTTCGAAAAAGTGTTGGCTGCTGTTCATTTGGCTGAAGCAATTCGTGCGCATGGTCATTTAGCTTCTGATATCTATCCGCTAAAAGACCAGCCAAAAGATACTTCACGCATGGAACCTTCAACTTATGGTTTAAGTGAACAAGATTTGAAAGAAGTGCCTGCTTCATTTATTTTGAATAATGCACCGCACAATGTAAGCAACGGCTTAGAAGCTATTAATTACTTGAAATCACTTTATACAGACAAAATTGCTTTTGAATTTTCTCATGTAATTCAGCCACAAGAACGTAGCTGGTTACAAGAAAAAATCGAAGCAGGAATAGCAAAACCATCACTTGACGCTGATAAGAAAAAACAAGTTCTAGATTTATTGACGCGTGTAGAAGGTTTTGAGAAATTTGTACACCGTACTTTTGTTGGTCAAAAACGCTTTTCAATCGAAGGTGTTGACTCATTAGTTGTATTAATGGACGAACTAGTTCGTATGTCCGAGTCAGCAGGAACGAAAGACATTATGATCGGGATGGCGCATCGCGGTCGTTTAAATGTGCTTACACATATTTTAAACAAACCTTATGAAATGATGTTTGCTGGATTTGCCCACATAGGTGATGAAGCATTTCTTCCTAAAGACGGTTCACTTCAAATCACTAAAGGGTGGTTTGGCGATGTGAAGTACCATATGGGTGCAGCTTATAAATCTGCAACTGGTACAAACGTTAAGTTAGCTTATAACCCTTCACATTTGGAAATTGTTAGTCCAATCGTAGCAGGACAAACTCGAGCTGCACAGGAACTTACTGAGCAAACAGGTATCGCTAAAATTGATCCGAAAAAATCGTATGCCATTTTAATACATGGTGATGCAGCATTCCCAGGACAAGGGATTGTTACAGAAACATTAAACTTTAGTCGTGTCAAAGCTTATCAAACTGGTGGGTCTATCCATATTATCGCGAACAACTTGATTGGCTTTACAACAGAACAATTTGATTCTAGATCTACTCATTATTCTTCGGATCCGGCAAAAGGATTCGAAGTGCCCGTTATCCATGTGAACGCTGATGAGCCTGAAGCAGTAGTTGCAGTTGCACGTCTGGCTTTCGAATACCGCGAAAAATTTGGCAAAGATATATTGATCGATTTGATCGGATATCGCCGTTACGGACACAATGAAATGGATGAACCTTTAGTTACAAACCCGTCTATGTACCAAGGTATTCATCAGCATGATACAGTTCGTAAACTTTACGGAAAACAATTAGCAGCTGAAAACATTTTATCTGAAGATGATGTTCAAAAGCTTGATGCAGATGTTCAAAAAGAAATGCAAGCAGCTTATGACCGCGTTAAAGAAAATAAATCAGAAGATTTCCCGAAACTTGAAATCCCTGAAGCTGTTTTAAATGGGTATCCTGAAGTTCCAACAGGAATTTCTAAAGATATTTTAACAAAAATGAACGAAGAGCTATTGTCTTGGCCGAGTGATTTTTCTGCTTTCGGCAAATTAGCTAAAATTTTAAAACGTCGTGAAGAACCTTTTAAAGGGAAAGGGAAAATTGATTGGGCGCATGCTGAAACGCTTGCTTTCGGTTCGATTTTACAAGATGGCAACCCAATTCGTTTAACTGGACAAGATGCACAACGTGGCACATTTGCACACCGTCATCTCGTTTTGCATGATGAAAAAAATGGCAGCGAGCTTGTGCCTTTGCATCATATTTCAGATGCTAGAGCATCATTTGTTGTTTACAATAGCCCACTTAGTGAAGCATCAGTACTAGGCTTTGAATATGGTTACAATGTAGAAAATGATAAAGCACTAGTTATTTGGGAAGCACAGTATGGCGATTTTGCTAACATGGCACAAATGATATTTGACCAGTTTATCTCTGCTGGACGTGCGAAGTGGGGGCAAAAATCAGGTTTAGTTATGCTTCTGCCTCACGGCTATGAAGGTCAAGGGCCAGAGCATTCGAGTGCACGTTTGGAAAGACATCTACAAATGGCTGCTGAAAACAACTGGACAGTTGCTAACCTATCTAGTGCAGCAAACTATTTCCACATTTTGCGCCGTCAGGCAAAAATGCTTGGAGAAGAGTCGATTCGCCCATTAATTATTGTGTCACCTAAATCATTGTTGCGTCATCCATTAGTGGGTGCATCAGTAGATGATCTATCAGAAGGACATTTCCAAACAATTATTGAACAGCCGAACATGGGCGGAAATGTGAAAAAAGTAAAACGTATATTATTTGCAAGTGGTAAAATGGCAATTGACTTAGCAGAACGAGTAAAAGATGGTACAGGCTACGAGTGGGCACATATTGTTCGCGTAGAGCAACTGTATCCATTCCCAGCTGAGAAGATTAAAGCAATTGTTGACCGTTATCCTAATGCTAAAGAATTGGCTTGGGTACAAGAAGAGCCGATGAACATGGGGTCATGGACATTTGCACATCCGTACTTGCGTGAATTAGGAGACGGTAAAGAAGTGAAATACTTCGGACGTATCCAACGTCAAAGCCCTGCAGAAGGCGATGGAGAAGCGCATAAAATAGAACAAACACGTATAATTGACGAAGCATTAGCTAAATTGTAA
- a CDS encoding diguanylate cyclase domain-containing protein — protein sequence MLMPFTVEQLDLLYKNAKDPVYFMRQNGDTFDYMYVNSVCFTLFNKELVGTNLDESMPPSLSMEIKKQYLIALKIGKKHTYRDYSLFSDLETAMETELTPMEFGDQRFVLAVTKNVTAQKKIEEDYLFFESLVQNSVDPMIMISAEFMILDLNPAYEITFGVYKGQWIGRYYHELPDKQKELFGAGKNLLQKFSAQSKSTSMIMKRMKQDGTEAKFSVSYSPVKENGMIRAFHIVFRELTSELLLKNELKKTENILESYKEALNYAALVAIWNVSGTIEFVNDNLNELTGYKPSEMIGLNINEIGEAVISPKLYNEIREVTLQGAIWRGQIKSMKRNGEFFWVDVTIIPLLDVDGEIYQFLSILFDVTERKQLEEKLHFMAYHDSLTNLPNRRFMIQQFQQIKEQADERNEFIVLLYLDGDDFKLVNDQFGHDIGDEFIFHFGNAIKRSLRKNDLVARVGGDEFLVALRGVVPENSEQHIESVINRINESLDEGWTIDGHRFAPTSSVGIAIYPEHGNDFDELVKKADAALYLAKGKGKGTAYMYSV from the coding sequence ATGTTAATGCCTTTTACAGTGGAGCAACTTGATCTACTTTATAAAAACGCTAAAGATCCGGTTTATTTCATGAGGCAAAATGGGGACACATTTGACTATATGTATGTTAATTCTGTGTGCTTTACGCTTTTTAATAAAGAATTGGTCGGTACTAATTTAGATGAAAGTATGCCACCGTCCCTATCGATGGAGATAAAAAAACAGTATTTGATTGCATTAAAAATAGGTAAAAAACACACGTATCGTGATTATAGTTTGTTCAGCGATTTAGAAACTGCGATGGAAACCGAGCTGACACCTATGGAGTTTGGTGATCAGCGATTTGTTCTTGCCGTTACAAAAAATGTAACAGCTCAGAAGAAAATAGAAGAAGATTATTTGTTTTTTGAATCTTTAGTTCAAAATTCAGTAGATCCAATGATTATGATTTCGGCAGAATTTATGATCCTGGATTTAAATCCAGCTTATGAAATCACATTTGGAGTGTACAAAGGCCAATGGATTGGTCGCTACTATCATGAGTTGCCTGATAAACAAAAGGAATTATTTGGAGCTGGGAAAAACTTATTGCAAAAATTCTCAGCACAATCTAAAAGCACCTCGATGATTATGAAGCGTATGAAACAAGACGGTACTGAAGCAAAGTTTTCGGTCAGTTATTCGCCTGTGAAAGAAAACGGAATGATTCGAGCGTTTCACATAGTCTTTCGTGAACTAACCAGTGAGTTGCTGTTAAAGAATGAGCTGAAAAAGACCGAAAATATTCTGGAGAGCTACAAAGAAGCGCTTAATTACGCAGCACTTGTCGCAATTTGGAATGTCTCTGGTACGATAGAGTTTGTAAATGACAATTTAAATGAATTAACCGGCTATAAACCGTCAGAAATGATTGGGTTGAATATTAATGAAATAGGAGAAGCAGTTATTTCTCCAAAATTATACAATGAAATTCGAGAAGTGACTTTACAAGGTGCAATATGGCGTGGTCAAATTAAAAGCATGAAACGCAATGGTGAATTTTTCTGGGTAGACGTTACGATTATCCCGCTGTTAGATGTGGACGGAGAAATTTATCAATTTTTATCTATCCTCTTCGATGTAACAGAGAGAAAGCAATTAGAAGAAAAGCTTCATTTTATGGCATATCACGATAGTTTAACAAATTTACCTAATCGACGTTTCATGATTCAACAATTTCAACAAATTAAAGAGCAAGCAGATGAAAGAAACGAATTTATTGTTTTGCTGTATTTAGATGGCGATGACTTTAAATTGGTCAACGATCAATTTGGCCATGATATTGGAGATGAGTTTATTTTTCATTTTGGCAATGCGATTAAACGGAGCTTACGTAAAAATGATTTAGTTGCCCGAGTCGGTGGCGATGAGTTTTTAGTGGCATTACGTGGCGTTGTACCGGAAAATAGTGAACAACACATTGAAAGCGTTATTAATCGTATAAATGAGTCGCTTGATGAAGGATGGACAATCGATGGACATCGTTTCGCTCCGACATCATCTGTAGGGATTGCTATCTATCCTGAACACGGAAATGATTTTGATGAATTAGTTAAAAAAGCGGATGCGGCACTTTATTTGGCTAAAGGCAAAGGTAAAGGAACTGCCTATATGTATTCAGTTTAG
- a CDS encoding undecaprenyldiphospho-muramoylpentapeptide beta-N-acetylglucosaminyltransferase codes for MNNKTILLTGGGTAGHVSLNQALIPELKNLGFHVEYIGSKEGIENELIRESFPSVPYHAISSGKLRRYFSTKNFSDPFRVGAGLMQALKIIGKTKPAAIFSKGGFVSVPVVMAGRMRSIPVIIHESDVTPGLANKIALPFADHIFTVFKETLAHVPSDKSTCTGSVIRNELMEGTAEKGREICSFANELPVLMVMGGSQGSAMINSAIHNNVEELLKQFNIIHLCGKGNRLSELDAHKNYRQFEYVTHELPHLLHMTDFVVSRAGSNSIFEFLALKKPMLLVPLSIQKSRGDQILNANLFEKQGFAHVVEEEELSAERFMKELVLLQSGKDQLIEAMTQAEAPITAAEMAKLVSSYTK; via the coding sequence ATGAACAACAAAACAATTTTATTGACCGGGGGCGGAACAGCAGGGCATGTCTCTCTAAATCAGGCATTAATACCGGAGTTAAAGAACTTAGGTTTTCATGTTGAATATATCGGTTCTAAAGAGGGCATTGAAAATGAACTTATTCGAGAATCGTTTCCGTCGGTTCCGTATCACGCCATATCTAGTGGGAAACTAAGACGTTATTTCTCTACAAAAAACTTCTCAGATCCTTTTCGGGTAGGTGCAGGGTTGATGCAAGCGTTGAAAATCATTGGCAAAACAAAGCCTGCAGCCATTTTTTCAAAAGGTGGATTTGTGTCTGTTCCCGTTGTAATGGCAGGTCGAATGAGATCAATTCCGGTCATTATTCATGAATCTGATGTTACACCTGGACTAGCAAACAAAATCGCATTACCTTTTGCTGATCATATTTTCACGGTTTTTAAAGAAACATTAGCTCACGTACCTAGTGATAAGTCCACGTGTACAGGATCGGTTATTCGTAATGAGCTTATGGAAGGCACGGCAGAAAAAGGACGAGAAATATGCTCATTTGCGAATGAATTGCCTGTTTTAATGGTTATGGGTGGTAGTCAAGGATCTGCAATGATCAATTCAGCAATTCATAATAATGTAGAGGAATTGCTTAAACAATTTAATATAATCCATTTATGCGGCAAAGGAAATCGTCTGTCAGAATTGGATGCTCATAAAAATTACCGACAGTTTGAGTATGTTACTCATGAATTACCGCATTTATTGCACATGACTGATTTTGTTGTATCGCGTGCGGGTTCAAATTCCATATTTGAATTTTTGGCATTGAAAAAGCCAATGTTACTTGTGCCGTTATCGATTCAAAAAAGCCGCGGAGATCAAATACTTAATGCCAATTTATTTGAAAAGCAAGGATTCGCGCATGTTGTCGAAGAGGAAGAACTCTCTGCAGAACGATTTATGAAAGAACTTGTACTATTACAATCGGGCAAAGATCAGTTAATCGAAGCAATGACACAAGCTGAAGCACCAATTACAGCTGCTGAAATGGCTAAGTTGGTATCAAGTTATACAAAATAA
- the dapF gene encoding diaminopimelate epimerase, whose amino-acid sequence MEMTLIKVHGSMNTFFMFEGEERNDYAQLAIQLSAIDKDVDGILVILASTVAHAKMRVFNNDGSEASMCGNGLRCVARYVCERDNVQEAIIETMKASLRVKKEETLNEGIETYAVEISPVSFSLSSLPMNYLDHTEWIQKPLPFVSEEIPFSAVSVPNPHLIGIVPKELQKDTSHQQKWAQQFNGDNEYFPDGVNVSYVTPVEQGIFVRTYERGVGFTNACGTAMTASALISCMSGLVPFGEVSVFNPGGLVKCSVSKDGDIIQLQLTGNATYLSISKFEWSSDLENSQMLLTTELQEQQRYEKFIEEVTLFSSQYV is encoded by the coding sequence ATGGAAATGACATTGATAAAAGTCCATGGCTCTATGAATACTTTCTTTATGTTTGAAGGGGAAGAACGCAACGATTATGCACAATTAGCAATCCAGCTTTCAGCTATAGATAAAGATGTTGACGGCATATTGGTGATTTTGGCTTCAACTGTCGCACATGCGAAAATGCGTGTTTTCAATAATGATGGCTCAGAAGCTTCAATGTGTGGCAATGGCCTTCGTTGTGTTGCTCGCTATGTTTGCGAACGTGACAATGTTCAAGAAGCGATAATCGAAACGATGAAAGCATCTTTGCGTGTCAAAAAAGAAGAAACCTTAAACGAAGGAATTGAGACTTACGCTGTGGAAATTTCTCCGGTTTCATTTTCTCTTAGCAGTTTGCCAATGAATTATTTAGACCATACAGAATGGATTCAAAAACCATTGCCATTTGTCTCAGAAGAGATTCCATTTTCAGCGGTCTCCGTTCCGAACCCGCATTTGATTGGAATCGTTCCTAAAGAGTTGCAGAAAGACACAAGCCACCAGCAAAAATGGGCACAGCAGTTTAATGGCGATAACGAGTATTTCCCTGATGGAGTCAATGTCAGTTATGTGACGCCGGTAGAGCAAGGGATATTTGTTCGTACATACGAACGAGGTGTAGGCTTCACAAATGCCTGTGGTACTGCTATGACTGCCTCAGCTCTCATTAGCTGTATGTCAGGATTGGTGCCTTTTGGGGAAGTATCCGTTTTTAATCCAGGTGGACTCGTGAAATGTTCAGTTTCTAAAGATGGTGATATTATCCAACTTCAACTTACTGGGAACGCAACCTATCTTTCTATTTCGAAATTCGAATGGTCTAGCGACTTGGAAAATAGCCAAATGTTATTGACTACTGAATTACAAGAACAACAACGTTATGAAAAATTTATTGAGGAAGTTACACTTTTCTCAAGTCAATATGTGTAA
- a CDS encoding DUF6501 family protein — MIHNEWLDKETIRTVTCKHTDAAKFLVSNVLTAGKEYEVKNETEEFIFVVDNTGKIGGFYKTYFE, encoded by the coding sequence ATGATTCACAATGAATGGTTGGATAAAGAAACAATCAGAACAGTGACATGCAAACATACAGATGCAGCTAAATTTTTGGTTTCAAATGTTCTAACTGCAGGTAAAGAATACGAAGTGAAAAATGAAACCGAGGAATTTATTTTTGTAGTAGATAATACAGGGAAAATCGGCGGCTTCTACAAAACTTATTTCGAATAG
- a CDS encoding AAA family ATPase: MSFINEDIKKRQKQSHEEYDKLIGQTGYIAPDDYLWQDILSAIVLRKPVLLKGPTGAGKTKLAESISALFKQPMQSINCSVDLDAEALLGFKTLVQRDGQSVIEFVEGPVVTAMKKGHFLYIDEINMAKAETLPILHSALDHRRMMTNPFTGEVIEAHPDFGVISAINEGYIGTAPMNEALKNRFIAYPIPYLTGQQLAELWDREFPDAEKRLKTFMLNLAEDLMKQVENGLLSEEAASIRSLLDATALAQYMDPLRAVRYAIAEKLDDESERELFMDLANTWKK, encoded by the coding sequence ATGTCATTTATAAATGAAGATATAAAAAAACGACAAAAACAGTCACATGAAGAATATGATAAACTTATTGGCCAAACGGGTTATATTGCCCCAGATGACTATTTATGGCAAGATATTTTGTCAGCGATTGTATTACGTAAACCCGTATTATTAAAAGGACCAACAGGTGCGGGTAAAACCAAACTTGCAGAAAGCATTTCAGCTCTATTTAAGCAGCCAATGCAAAGCATAAATTGTTCAGTTGACTTGGATGCAGAAGCATTACTAGGCTTTAAAACACTGGTGCAACGAGACGGACAAAGTGTCATCGAATTTGTAGAAGGTCCAGTTGTTACTGCGATGAAAAAAGGTCATTTTCTGTATATCGATGAAATCAATATGGCTAAAGCAGAAACATTACCCATTCTACATAGCGCATTGGACCATCGCCGGATGATGACTAATCCGTTTACGGGTGAAGTAATAGAAGCTCATCCAGATTTCGGTGTGATTTCAGCGATAAATGAAGGTTATATTGGCACAGCGCCGATGAACGAAGCATTAAAAAACCGTTTTATCGCTTATCCAATTCCATATTTAACAGGACAACAACTAGCTGAATTGTGGGATCGTGAATTTCCAGATGCAGAGAAGAGATTAAAAACGTTTATGTTAAATTTGGCAGAAGATTTGATGAAGCAAGTGGAGAATGGCTTATTATCCGAAGAAGCCGCTTCGATTCGGAGCTTGCTTGATGCGACGGCTTTGGCTCAATATATGGATCCGTTGCGTGCCGTACGGTATGCGATTGCTGAGAAACTAGATGATGAAAGCGAACGAGAGTTGTTCATGGATTTGGCGAATACTTGGAAAAAGTAG
- the odhB gene encoding 2-oxoglutarate dehydrogenase complex dihydrolipoyllysine-residue succinyltransferase, giving the protein MAEIKVPELAESITEGTIAQWLKQPGETVEKGEFIVELETDKVNVEVISEEAGVVQEHLAQEGDTVEVGQVIAIVGEGSGETAAPKTEEAPQKAEEPAKTEAPAAQEPVAEDKAAEEQSSSDRTIASPAARKLAREKGIDLAAITPVDPMGRVRVQDVEAHGSKPAASTPAAKAEAPKAAAPSSDEENGRVVREKMTRRRQTIAKRLLEVKQSTAMLTTFNEIDMTNVMALRSRKKDQFLKNNDVKLGFMSFFTKAVTAALKKYPYVNAELDGTDVLLKQFYDVGIAVSTEEGLVVPIVRDTDKKNFAEIESTIGELATKARDKKLSMADMTGGSFTITNGGVFGSLMSTPILNGTQVGILGMHTIQKRPVAIGDEVQIRPMMYVALSYDHRVIDGSDSVGFLKMVKDMIENPEDLLLES; this is encoded by the coding sequence GTGGCAGAGATTAAAGTACCAGAATTAGCAGAATCGATTACAGAAGGAACAATCGCTCAGTGGCTTAAACAGCCGGGCGAAACAGTAGAAAAGGGAGAATTCATCGTTGAACTGGAAACAGATAAAGTAAACGTTGAAGTTATTTCTGAAGAAGCTGGAGTTGTTCAAGAACATTTAGCACAAGAAGGCGATACGGTTGAAGTTGGACAAGTAATCGCTATTGTAGGCGAAGGTTCTGGCGAAACTGCTGCACCAAAAACAGAAGAAGCTCCACAAAAAGCAGAAGAGCCGGCTAAAACAGAAGCTCCTGCTGCTCAAGAACCTGTAGCTGAAGATAAAGCTGCTGAAGAGCAATCTTCATCTGACCGTACAATTGCTAGTCCTGCAGCGCGCAAATTAGCTCGTGAAAAAGGAATTGACCTTGCAGCGATTACACCAGTAGATCCTATGGGACGTGTACGCGTTCAAGACGTAGAGGCTCACGGTTCAAAACCTGCAGCAAGTACACCTGCTGCTAAAGCTGAAGCACCAAAAGCTGCTGCACCTTCTTCTGATGAAGAAAATGGTCGCGTTGTTCGTGAAAAAATGACAAGACGTCGTCAAACAATTGCTAAACGTCTTCTTGAAGTAAAACAATCAACTGCAATGTTAACTACATTTAACGAAATTGATATGACAAACGTTATGGCATTACGTAGCCGTAAAAAAGATCAATTCCTTAAAAATAACGATGTGAAACTTGGCTTTATGTCATTCTTCACTAAAGCAGTTACAGCTGCATTGAAAAAATACCCATACGTTAACGCTGAATTAGATGGTACAGATGTATTGCTAAAACAGTTTTATGATGTAGGGATTGCCGTTTCAACTGAAGAAGGACTTGTTGTACCAATCGTTCGCGATACAGACAAAAAGAACTTCGCAGAAATCGAATCGACAATTGGCGAACTTGCTACTAAAGCTCGCGACAAAAAACTTTCAATGGCAGATATGACGGGTGGTTCGTTTACAATCACGAACGGTGGCGTATTTGGATCATTGATGTCTACACCAATTTTAAATGGTACACAGGTTGGTATTCTTGGAATGCACACAATCCAAAAACGCCCTGTTGCTATTGGTGACGAAGTTCAAATTCGCCCAATGATGTACGTTGCACTTTCTTATGATCACCGCGTAATTGACGGAAGCGATTCTGTTGGTTTCTTGAAAATGGTCAAAGATATGATTGAAAACCCAGAAGATTTATTGCTTGAATCTTAA
- a CDS encoding DedA family protein, whose amino-acid sequence MDISFLLELVQKYGYFSMFVFNWLLLFGLPIPNEVAAAFSGVLTEISHFNPFYAFLSAYAGLITSNTFAYFIGRSLGHRLLNRLNKTTLKQVISRFNNFLEKHGEWAIAFSFFLPGIRWAMPYVLGANRYPIMRYMLFAYTAGFVWMFIYFNVGRTFPYAYETILEHIQAFLILLSILIVCILVLRYIYTIKFPKNDD is encoded by the coding sequence ATGGATATTTCGTTTCTTCTAGAATTGGTGCAAAAATACGGGTATTTTAGTATGTTCGTGTTTAATTGGTTGCTGTTGTTTGGTTTGCCGATTCCGAATGAAGTGGCAGCGGCATTTTCAGGCGTTTTAACAGAAATTAGTCACTTTAATCCGTTTTATGCTTTTTTATCCGCTTATGCTGGTTTGATCACGAGCAATACGTTCGCTTATTTTATTGGTCGAAGTTTAGGGCACCGCTTGTTAAATCGCTTGAACAAAACTACGTTGAAACAAGTAATAAGTCGATTTAATAACTTTTTGGAGAAACACGGAGAATGGGCGATTGCTTTTAGTTTTTTCCTGCCCGGAATTCGTTGGGCAATGCCTTACGTTTTGGGAGCCAATCGATATCCAATTATGCGTTATATGCTATTTGCTTATACAGCAGGGTTTGTTTGGATGTTTATTTATTTCAATGTAGGCAGAACGTTTCCATATGCCTATGAAACCATTCTCGAACATATACAAGCATTTTTGATTTTATTATCAATTTTGATTGTATGTATTTTAGTGCTGCGATATATTTACACTATAAAGTTTCCAAAAAATGATGATTAG
- a CDS encoding MATE family efflux transporter produces the protein MNETHTKKEKILLLVKIVFPILVTQVAMYLVTFFDIYMTSRYGTEDLAGVSIGSSFWVPVYIGLAGILMSITPIVAQLMGAKKKEQVKQAVQQGIYLSLLLATIVFAFFYFGIDSLLTLMNLEPAVADVASRYIQAMSIGLIPLFIYTTLRSYIDALGATRVTMVISLLSTPINILFNYLLIFGKFGFPELGGVGAGLASAITYWLILAIAAWIIHTRNPFSVYGIFRKWPKLSLSRWIEISRIGVPIGISIFVETSIFSAVTFMLAAYGTYTIAAHQIALNFTSLLYMLPLSISMGATILVGYEVGAKRFRDARQYSWLSVVTAVSFSFVSACILYFMRVEIAALYTSDPVVVELAVQFLLFAALFQLSDAIQAPVQGALRGYKDVNITFVMAVISYWIIGLPCGYLLANYTDFGAFGYWIGLIIGLTAGAITLSIRLLSIQKKIARHTTT, from the coding sequence ATGAACGAAACGCACACTAAAAAAGAAAAAATATTATTATTAGTGAAAATTGTTTTTCCAATTCTAGTTACACAAGTAGCTATGTATTTGGTTACATTTTTTGACATTTACATGACTTCCCGTTACGGAACAGAAGATTTAGCTGGCGTATCGATTGGGTCCTCTTTTTGGGTTCCCGTCTACATAGGTCTAGCTGGTATTCTCATGTCCATTACCCCAATTGTAGCACAATTGATGGGGGCTAAGAAAAAAGAACAAGTAAAACAAGCTGTCCAACAAGGAATTTATTTGTCCCTTTTGCTTGCCACAATTGTTTTTGCTTTTTTCTACTTCGGAATTGATTCTTTGCTAACACTCATGAATCTTGAACCAGCCGTTGCCGATGTTGCCAGTCGTTATATTCAAGCAATGAGCATTGGATTAATCCCATTATTTATATACACTACATTACGTTCTTACATTGATGCACTTGGTGCCACTCGTGTCACTATGGTCATCTCTCTTTTATCAACGCCAATCAATATTCTTTTCAACTATTTATTAATTTTCGGGAAATTTGGATTCCCTGAACTTGGTGGTGTCGGTGCAGGGCTTGCTTCTGCAATCACCTATTGGTTAATTTTAGCGATTGCTGCATGGATCATTCATACAAGAAATCCTTTCTCTGTTTATGGCATCTTCCGCAAATGGCCTAAGCTGTCATTAAGCCGATGGATTGAAATTAGTCGGATTGGTGTCCCTATCGGCATTTCGATTTTTGTGGAAACAAGTATATTCTCAGCAGTGACATTTATGTTAGCTGCCTATGGAACTTATACCATTGCGGCTCACCAAATCGCATTAAACTTTACTTCACTCTTGTATATGCTGCCACTTAGTATATCGATGGGTGCTACCATCCTTGTTGGTTACGAAGTGGGCGCTAAACGTTTCCGTGATGCGAGACAATATAGTTGGTTGAGTGTCGTTACTGCAGTTTCGTTTAGTTTTGTATCTGCTTGTATTCTCTACTTTATGCGTGTTGAAATTGCTGCTTTGTATACATCCGACCCCGTAGTAGTGGAACTTGCGGTCCAATTTTTACTATTTGCAGCTTTGTTCCAACTATCGGATGCCATTCAAGCGCCCGTACAAGGAGCACTTCGAGGCTATAAAGATGTCAACATCACGTTTGTTATGGCAGTCATTTCTTATTGGATCATCGGATTACCTTGTGGTTACTTGCTGGCCAACTACACAGATTTTGGCGCATTTGGATATTGGATTGGCTTGATTATCGGTTTAACGGCGGGTGCTATCACCTTGTCTATTCGCTTATTAAGTATCCAGAAAAAAATTGCTAGACATACAACTACATGA